A region of Defluviitalea raffinosedens DNA encodes the following proteins:
- a CDS encoding methyl-accepting chemotaxis protein, translating into MQQDNYNTQRVHRVNILLTIILVFLICVPVVMSKGILEARMTIIAGLVVLAISITTYFLPIKNYVKGLCLSLLPCIVIIALFVTDGYALNKHYMVLLSIAMVTLYFKKELILVLVTFIDMAYIILFFAVPAHLLGSDNGLKAFITVFFMINGVSILLYLLTRWGRQLIDDAYHKELEAQNLVKKLSSAFKSIEEASDLLDEHITGFKHDISTIYHSSKDILESVEQMGIGIQEEAESGNIINHSMSQSMAKMDEAIHISKTVVEESRNMKAKVEEGWYKISQVTDYMDTVGSTISTTTQTVSELYNSLERVNTLLSSIQDIAHQTNLLALNAAIESARAGEQGKGFAVVAEEVRKLAEQSSHIASDIAEVTAELSNKSKEAQDQSIQGEASVTKGSELLKEISAYFEEIKNTYTMINEELSNGMGEIALSVKNFGTIQEQIENLSAISQQNATSTEEIISTIENEHTLITSINGAVAEINALSKKLREMTKE; encoded by the coding sequence ATGCAGCAAGATAATTACAATACCCAAAGAGTCCATAGGGTAAACATTCTGTTAACGATCATTTTAGTTTTCTTAATTTGCGTACCGGTGGTAATGTCCAAAGGCATTTTGGAAGCTAGGATGACTATAATAGCGGGTCTGGTGGTTTTAGCAATATCCATAACAACTTATTTTTTACCAATTAAAAACTATGTAAAAGGACTTTGCCTGTCATTATTGCCTTGCATTGTGATCATTGCTCTTTTCGTAACAGATGGGTATGCGCTGAATAAGCATTATATGGTCCTTTTGTCTATAGCTATGGTGACACTTTATTTTAAGAAAGAGCTCATTTTAGTCCTGGTGACATTTATTGATATGGCATACATAATTTTGTTTTTTGCAGTTCCTGCTCACTTATTAGGAAGCGATAATGGCCTTAAAGCATTTATTACAGTCTTTTTTATGATTAATGGAGTGAGTATTTTGCTGTACTTACTCACAAGGTGGGGGCGACAGCTTATAGATGATGCCTATCATAAAGAGCTTGAAGCTCAAAATCTCGTAAAAAAGTTATCATCAGCGTTTAAATCCATTGAAGAAGCATCAGATTTGCTTGATGAACATATCACAGGGTTTAAGCATGATATCAGTACAATATATCATTCAAGCAAGGATATTTTAGAATCTGTTGAGCAAATGGGCATTGGCATACAGGAAGAAGCAGAGAGCGGAAACATTATCAATCATTCCATGAGCCAATCTATGGCTAAAATGGATGAAGCCATTCATATTAGTAAAACCGTTGTAGAGGAATCCAGGAACATGAAAGCCAAAGTTGAGGAAGGTTGGTATAAAATCAGCCAAGTTACGGACTATATGGATACGGTTGGTTCCACTATTAGTACGACGACACAGACAGTTTCTGAACTCTATAATAGTCTGGAAAGAGTAAACACATTGCTTAGTAGTATCCAGGACATTGCTCATCAGACAAATTTATTAGCCCTCAATGCAGCCATTGAATCTGCCCGGGCAGGGGAACAAGGAAAGGGTTTTGCAGTAGTAGCCGAAGAGGTAAGAAAACTGGCAGAACAGAGTTCTCATATTGCTTCAGATATAGCTGAAGTAACAGCAGAACTATCAAACAAGTCTAAAGAAGCGCAAGATCAATCCATCCAGGGTGAAGCTTCTGTTACAAAGGGAAGTGAGCTGCTGAAAGAAATCTCTGCATACTTTGAAGAGATTAAGAATACTTATACCATGATTAATGAAGAATTATCAAACGGAATGGGAGAAATAGCCTTATCAGTGAAAAACTTTGGTACAATTCAAGAGCAAATTGAAAACTTATCTGCAATTTCACAGCAAAATGCAACCTCTACTGAGGAAATCATATCCACTATAGAGAACGAACATACATTGATTACTTCCATCAATGGAGCAGTTGCTGAGATCAACGCGTTAAGCAAAAAGCTTCGGGAAATGACAAAAGAATAG
- a CDS encoding TetR/AcrR family transcriptional regulator, which yields MGNSIRQIQKLNTRKRIIETAYKIFSEKGFSVPSTMIAKEAGVAHGSIFSHFPTMNELIVCLLSDFGEQIGVRLHELAKKCDSVENLLKEHLMALEEYEAFYTRLILEKDRLPDEAKNTYAMIQSILAFHFSSVIEREIKKGTVKNLPIHMLFNTWLGLVHYYLMNKDFFADSNESVIKRYGTELLSIYLNLIKNESKV from the coding sequence ATGGGAAATTCAATACGACAGATTCAAAAATTAAATACTCGAAAAAGAATCATAGAAACCGCTTACAAAATTTTTTCTGAAAAAGGCTTCTCAGTGCCTTCAACCATGATTGCAAAGGAAGCAGGTGTTGCACATGGTTCGATATTTTCTCATTTCCCAACTATGAATGAGCTGATCGTTTGCTTACTCTCAGACTTTGGAGAGCAAATAGGCGTGAGGCTTCATGAACTTGCCAAAAAATGTGACAGCGTTGAGAATCTTTTGAAAGAGCATTTAATGGCCCTGGAAGAATACGAAGCATTTTATACCAGATTAATTTTAGAAAAAGACAGATTGCCGGATGAAGCAAAAAACACATATGCAATGATTCAGTCTATTTTGGCCTTTCATTTCAGCAGTGTTATTGAACGTGAAATAAAAAAAGGAACGGTTAAAAATCTTCCAATACATATGCTGTTTAATACATGGCTTGGCCTGGTTCATTATTATCTGATGAATAAAGACTTTTTTGCGGATTCTAATGAATCAGTTATAAAGAGGTATGGAACTGAATTACTGAGTATATACCTCAACTTAATTAAAAATGAAAGTAAGGTATAA
- a CDS encoding glycosyltransferase, translating to MSTAASYCNNPFRDDYIFLLTDDTGMLQHSKYGLPDPNHGYTTDDNARALIMALMLYERYRKKEYLNLACRYASFLLNAQNENGKFRNFMRYDRVWLEDEGSEDCFGRCLWALGFALSHQITPAGIKGALSYMLQKAIPHVSALHYPRSKAYSILGLAQLDNEDAKRIVSEISNSLCSQYNDYKDGEWKWFENIVAYCNYVIPWALIEAYRVTGTKSFFDIAKESLDFLSEITFKRGYFKPVGCNGWFVKRNNPAEFDEQTVEACEGVFTYLAAYEATGNINYLQKAKQCHKWYIGSNSHGISLIDNETGGCYDGLTPHGLNKNMGAESLVSYVMSYIKITGIESI from the coding sequence ATGTCAACGGCTGCATCCTACTGCAATAATCCATTCAGAGACGACTATATCTTCCTGCTGACAGACGATACAGGGATGTTGCAGCATTCAAAATATGGTCTGCCTGATCCAAACCACGGCTATACCACAGACGACAATGCCAGGGCTTTGATCATGGCGTTGATGCTTTACGAACGATACAGAAAGAAAGAATATCTCAATCTTGCTTGCCGCTATGCTTCCTTTTTGCTGAACGCGCAAAATGAAAATGGCAAGTTTCGAAACTTTATGCGATACGACAGGGTATGGCTTGAAGATGAGGGTTCGGAAGACTGTTTCGGACGATGCCTGTGGGCTTTGGGATTTGCCCTTTCCCATCAGATCACTCCCGCTGGAATCAAAGGAGCCCTTTCCTATATGCTGCAAAAGGCAATACCCCATGTGTCTGCTCTTCATTATCCCAGATCCAAGGCATATTCCATCCTGGGTCTTGCCCAGCTTGATAATGAGGATGCCAAAAGAATTGTTTCTGAAATATCCAACTCCCTGTGCAGCCAGTATAACGATTACAAAGACGGGGAATGGAAATGGTTTGAGAATATCGTGGCATACTGCAACTATGTGATTCCCTGGGCTTTAATCGAAGCTTATAGGGTTACTGGTACAAAAAGCTTCTTTGATATCGCCAAAGAAAGTCTTGATTTTCTAAGTGAAATAACCTTCAAAAGAGGATATTTCAAACCTGTCGGATGCAATGGCTGGTTTGTGAAAAGAAATAATCCGGCTGAATTTGATGAGCAAACAGTGGAAGCCTGTGAAGGAGTATTCACTTACCTGGCAGCCTATGAAGCAACAGGAAATATCAACTACTTGCAAAAAGCAAAGCAATGCCATAAATGGTACATAGGGTCAAATTCCCATGGCATCAGCCTGATCGATAACGAGACAGGAGGCTGCTACGATGGCCTTACACCTCATGGATTGAACAAAAACATGGGCGCTGAAAGTCTCGTTTCCTATGTTATGTCTTATATAAAAATAACTGGCATAGAAAGCATATAA
- a CDS encoding ABC transporter ATP-binding protein → MELVIDRLTKQYKNKIAVDRISLTLKEGVYGLLGANGSGKTSLMRMICGVLKPTSGEVKFNGIDVSEEEYRDSLGYLPQNFGYYPEFSAYDFLLYLASLKGLTKHQAKLKATELLELVGLSESAKKKIKTFSGGMKQRLGIAQAMLNDPKILVLDEPTAGLDPNERIRFRNLISRLGKDKIVLLSTHIVSDVEYIASTILMMKDGQIIHKGRLDEIIGVIEGKVFECSVDSKRVNYLIDNYPIINIREESDKTFLRLVAEKPPCETAVTVPAVLEDLYLYYFNEGGKKR, encoded by the coding sequence ATGGAACTCGTCATTGACCGCTTAACTAAGCAATATAAAAATAAGATTGCTGTTGACCGTATTTCATTGACACTAAAAGAAGGAGTCTATGGATTATTAGGGGCCAATGGCTCAGGAAAGACAAGCCTGATGAGAATGATCTGCGGCGTTTTAAAGCCCACAAGTGGTGAGGTAAAATTCAATGGCATTGATGTAAGTGAAGAAGAATACAGAGATTCATTAGGTTATTTACCACAGAATTTTGGATATTATCCTGAGTTTTCAGCTTATGATTTTTTACTCTATCTTGCAAGCTTAAAAGGTCTTACTAAGCATCAGGCAAAGCTTAAAGCAACTGAGCTGTTAGAGTTGGTGGGACTTTCAGAGTCAGCAAAAAAGAAAATCAAGACATTTTCTGGAGGGATGAAACAACGTTTAGGTATTGCCCAGGCAATGTTAAATGATCCAAAGATTTTGGTTTTGGATGAACCCACAGCAGGTCTTGATCCCAATGAACGTATACGTTTTCGCAATCTAATTTCCCGTTTGGGTAAAGATAAAATTGTTCTACTCTCTACCCATATTGTTTCAGATGTCGAATATATCGCTTCTACAATTTTGATGATGAAAGATGGACAGATTATACATAAAGGACGTCTTGATGAAATTATTGGCGTAATAGAAGGAAAAGTTTTTGAATGTTCAGTGGACAGTAAAAGAGTAAATTATTTAATTGACAATTATCCGATTATCAATATACGGGAAGAATCAGACAAAACATTTTTACGCCTTGTAGCAGAAAAACCTCCCTGTGAGACTGCTGTTACTGTACCAGCTGTATTAGAAGATTTATACTTATATTATTTTAACGAGGGGGGTAAGAAAAGGTGA
- a CDS encoding ABC transporter permease, protein MSSYCELIKFEYRKILCKRSTLITLLLGILLTALSCVGPLMGNDYINGEVFESNYEAMKKDREYNRRLSGRELNSELLSETIKAYRHIPLTEGQYSDTNEYQKYARPYSEIFYHIRKAYNINSLKEISSITKENLDDFYTIRQSRVENNIDDTTMSFKEKANSIKLSRAVKTPFIYSYMGGYWRFFSQMQVTAFLICFICSICISPLFAGEYIDGMDSLIFSSKYGKNKIIRAKLFTGITFTVLLSILLTIISYVTVMMFYGWDGSNAPIQLYIPLSIIPLTLGQVAMLYFIIVLCGNILSSALTMLLSAKLKSPFIVLVIMTVITILPVFVRVSEDVLWIYHLINLIPVKMFDFSNIISIFSIDLLGIIMQPYELFISFSIVVSIILLPLAYKSFKNHN, encoded by the coding sequence GTGAGTAGTTATTGTGAATTAATTAAGTTTGAATACAGAAAAATTTTGTGTAAACGCAGTACGCTCATCACTTTACTGCTGGGCATTTTGCTGACTGCTCTTAGCTGTGTAGGACCCTTAATGGGTAATGACTACATCAATGGGGAAGTATTTGAAAGTAATTACGAAGCTATGAAAAAGGACAGGGAATATAATAGAAGGTTGTCAGGCAGAGAATTAAACAGTGAGCTTCTTTCGGAAACCATCAAAGCATATCGTCATATTCCATTGACGGAAGGGCAGTATTCAGATACGAATGAGTATCAGAAATATGCCCGTCCATATAGCGAAATTTTCTACCATATCAGAAAAGCATATAACATCAATAGTTTAAAGGAAATATCATCGATTACCAAAGAGAACCTGGATGATTTTTACACAATACGTCAAAGCAGGGTAGAAAATAACATAGACGATACTACAATGAGTTTTAAAGAAAAAGCAAACTCCATAAAATTAAGCAGAGCAGTAAAAACACCATTTATTTATTCATATATGGGTGGTTATTGGAGATTTTTTTCACAGATGCAAGTAACAGCTTTTTTAATCTGTTTTATCTGTTCTATATGTATTTCTCCTTTATTTGCAGGGGAATATATCGATGGAATGGATAGCCTGATCTTTTCGTCCAAATACGGTAAAAATAAAATCATTCGTGCAAAATTATTTACAGGCATCACATTTACTGTTTTATTAAGTATCTTACTTACAATTATTTCTTACGTTACAGTGATGATGTTTTACGGATGGGATGGAAGCAACGCTCCGATTCAGCTTTATATCCCATTGTCAATCATTCCATTAACTTTGGGACAAGTTGCAATGCTGTACTTTATTATAGTTTTATGTGGCAATATATTATCATCTGCATTAACAATGCTGCTATCCGCAAAATTAAAATCTCCATTCATAGTGCTTGTAATTATGACAGTAATTACGATTCTTCCGGTATTTGTGCGTGTGTCAGAAGATGTATTGTGGATCTATCATTTGATTAATCTTATTCCTGTAAAAATGTTTGATTTCTCAAATATCATAAGTATTTTTTCTATTGATTTGCTTGGGATAATCATGCAACCTTATGAACTTTTTATTTCTTTTTCAATTGTAGTAAGCATAATATTACTGCCACTAGCCTACAAAAGTTTTAAAAATCATAATTAA
- a CDS encoding glycosyltransferase family 4 protein: MRNVAFLSTYPSRECGLATFTQDLVRALDKVKLLDKPKVIAVSNDKYSYSSRVIMELSQHDRESYINTAEAINGSDIDLLVIEHEYGIFGGESGEYILDFINHLQIPLITTLHTVLPNPLPKQKEILRQLGSKSAKIVTMAENTKPILQTVYGIDASKIEVIHHGVPSKAFESQNVLKKKHGLTGKSVVSTFGLLSPGKGLEYGIEAIAKVAKKHKEVVYLILGQTHPCVKKESGEAYREKLVNMVDALGIRDHVQFVNKYLSKDEIIYYLQLSDIYMTPYLGKDQAVSGTLAYAVGYGKAIVSTPYSYAKEMLADGRGLLAEFSDADSLAKHIEYILENPKAKKEMENRTLRVGRTMTWENIAKQYTKLFINILDKIHITDSMVI; the protein is encoded by the coding sequence ATGCGAAACGTGGCGTTTTTAAGTACTTATCCTTCAAGAGAGTGTGGTCTTGCGACCTTTACTCAGGATCTGGTAAGGGCTCTCGATAAGGTAAAATTGCTGGATAAGCCAAAAGTAATTGCTGTGAGCAATGACAAATATTCTTACAGCAGCAGAGTCATCATGGAACTTTCTCAGCATGACAGGGAAAGCTATATCAACACAGCAGAAGCCATCAATGGTTCTGATATAGATCTCCTTGTGATAGAGCATGAGTATGGCATATTTGGAGGAGAATCAGGGGAATACATTCTGGACTTTATAAATCACTTACAAATCCCGTTGATCACTACATTACATACCGTACTCCCAAATCCTTTACCAAAACAGAAGGAGATATTAAGGCAATTGGGGAGCAAGAGCGCAAAAATTGTCACGATGGCAGAAAATACAAAACCTATTCTTCAGACAGTTTACGGAATAGACGCTTCAAAAATCGAAGTAATTCATCACGGAGTTCCCTCCAAAGCATTCGAATCTCAAAATGTGCTTAAGAAAAAACATGGACTTACAGGGAAAAGTGTTGTGAGTACTTTTGGTCTCTTAAGTCCGGGAAAAGGTCTGGAATATGGTATAGAAGCTATTGCAAAAGTTGCAAAGAAGCATAAAGAAGTCGTTTATCTGATCCTTGGTCAGACACATCCATGTGTCAAAAAAGAATCTGGGGAAGCATACAGGGAAAAGCTTGTTAATATGGTGGATGCCCTTGGCATCAGAGATCATGTACAGTTTGTGAATAAATATCTTTCTAAAGATGAAATCATATACTATCTGCAATTATCAGACATCTACATGACGCCCTATCTTGGAAAAGATCAGGCAGTCAGCGGAACACTGGCCTATGCTGTGGGATATGGCAAGGCAATCGTCTCAACACCATACAGCTATGCCAAAGAAATGCTCGCCGATGGCAGAGGACTTTTAGCAGAGTTTTCCGATGCTGATTCCCTCGCAAAACATATCGAATATATCCTGGAAAACCCCAAAGCAAAAAAAGAGATGGAAAACAGAACTTTACGCGTCGGCAGGACAATGACATGGGAAAATATTGCTAAGCAATACACAAAGTTGTTCATCAATATATTAGACAAAATACATATCACAGACAGTATGGTGATATAA
- a CDS encoding TIGR04076 family protein produces the protein MKKWYDEEYEFKVEVVGYLRGDRTENYCRNGEEIGDQYTCTYGCPVNQDGYGICSKTMMMLYPLMEAVRSGGDLENLGGEGKYTKTIVCPDGCVIFRLTAKPLGNQNFHKGGFWKEL, from the coding sequence ATGAAAAAATGGTATGATGAAGAATATGAATTTAAAGTGGAAGTTGTAGGTTATTTACGAGGAGATCGTACGGAAAATTATTGTAGAAACGGAGAAGAAATTGGTGATCAATATACTTGTACTTATGGTTGTCCTGTTAACCAGGATGGATATGGAATCTGTTCTAAAACCATGATGATGTTATATCCGTTAATGGAAGCAGTTAGAAGCGGTGGAGACTTGGAAAATCTGGGCGGCGAAGGGAAGTATACTAAAACTATTGTCTGTCCTGATGGTTGTGTTATATTTCGCCTAACAGCCAAACCCCTTGGCAATCAGAACTTCCATAAAGGTGGGTTTTGGAAAGAACTTTGA
- a CDS encoding GNAT family N-acetyltransferase, whose translation MGGFCQFEAPDYSQEGIDEFRRTIDSPEFIDELKFYGALENDQIVGVLAMRAPQHVSLFFVKEGYHGRGIGKTLFNTMRQDYASQNFTVNSSPYAVDIYRHLGFIPTDTEQVTNGIRYTPMVFRP comes from the coding sequence ATGGGAGGTTTTTGTCAGTTCGAAGCACCGGACTACTCTCAGGAAGGAATTGATGAATTCAGAAGGACAATTGATAGTCCTGAATTTATAGATGAATTGAAGTTTTATGGTGCTTTAGAAAATGATCAGATTGTTGGTGTTCTTGCAATGAGAGCTCCTCAGCATGTTAGTTTGTTTTTTGTAAAAGAAGGATATCATGGCAGAGGCATAGGGAAAACGCTGTTTAATACAATGAGGCAGGATTATGCATCTCAGAATTTCACTGTGAATTCATCGCCTTATGCGGTAGATATATACAGACACCTAGGCTTCATTCCTACTGATACGGAGCAGGTTACAAACGGTATTAGGTACACACCTATGGTATTTCGCCCATAA
- a CDS encoding methyl-accepting chemotaxis protein, translating into MNISLLKNQEKYANTISFYSTLFGSISVGLGFLLLFNNQFVNMTLLTCVLVTIAARVLEKKTAWFANISKFIYMIVFSVAPFASFYLLETAGAFGVPSIAYCFTYIFIANMYYNSKIVWLYSGTTILIYTLAILIFPKQFFEGPGKSPIAWVTFGTAFLISGLVSVILSKRSKKMILDIENQKNESEKLTQLLNQSINDAFVNSENLYNVAKNLTEAISGFNESSEQTMSSIINIAKSTSLQHDLTVKSYDHVSSISNKLMNISESISTVSGYAKDCSNLTSEGNQIISSAIEQIELINTNAVRLTNAINLLAEKSAEIGQITAMISSIAQQTNMLSVNASIEAAKAGEVGKGFSVVASEIRSLAEQSKNATEKINALIHQVQSEIEHTTSITNESNHSVSEGIDIIKSAGEIFGRIHASVSEISTYSNTVSESVQNIYSNSQDVVLSISDIKQASEEISQFSTRVAAASEHQNARLGDIHSIAEKLYHMSSQLKDSMNLSSSKQLN; encoded by the coding sequence ATGAACATTTCACTATTAAAAAATCAGGAAAAGTACGCAAACACTATATCATTCTATAGTACTCTGTTTGGCAGTATATCTGTCGGATTAGGCTTTTTATTGTTGTTTAATAATCAGTTTGTTAATATGACCTTACTGACATGTGTTTTAGTTACGATAGCAGCAAGAGTTCTGGAAAAGAAAACGGCTTGGTTTGCTAATATTTCTAAATTTATTTATATGATCGTATTTTCTGTAGCTCCTTTTGCGTCTTTTTACTTGCTGGAGACAGCAGGGGCTTTTGGGGTCCCTTCGATTGCTTACTGTTTTACATATATATTTATCGCGAACATGTACTATAATTCCAAAATAGTTTGGTTATACTCAGGTACTACAATACTGATATATACCCTTGCGATTTTGATCTTTCCAAAGCAGTTTTTCGAAGGTCCCGGTAAGAGTCCCATTGCTTGGGTAACTTTTGGAACAGCCTTTCTCATTTCTGGGTTAGTTTCTGTTATTTTATCCAAACGATCAAAGAAAATGATTTTGGATATAGAAAATCAAAAAAATGAAAGCGAAAAGCTTACTCAATTATTGAATCAGTCTATAAATGATGCATTTGTTAACTCTGAAAATCTATATAATGTAGCAAAAAATTTAACTGAGGCTATCAGTGGATTTAATGAGTCTTCAGAGCAAACGATGTCATCTATTATTAACATTGCCAAAAGTACTTCTCTGCAACATGATTTGACGGTAAAATCTTATGATCATGTCAGTAGTATTTCCAATAAGCTGATGAATATTTCTGAAAGTATCTCGACGGTTTCTGGCTATGCTAAGGATTGTTCAAATCTGACAAGCGAAGGAAATCAGATTATATCTTCTGCTATAGAACAGATAGAATTGATCAACACAAATGCAGTCAGACTTACAAATGCAATAAATCTGCTGGCTGAAAAATCTGCTGAAATAGGCCAGATAACGGCCATGATCAGTTCGATTGCACAGCAAACCAATATGCTTTCGGTGAATGCTTCAATTGAAGCTGCAAAGGCTGGGGAAGTTGGTAAGGGATTTTCTGTTGTAGCATCAGAAATACGCTCATTGGCAGAACAGTCAAAGAATGCTACAGAAAAAATTAACGCTTTGATACATCAGGTTCAAAGTGAAATTGAGCATACAACGTCCATTACAAATGAAAGCAACCATTCTGTCAGCGAAGGCATTGACATCATTAAATCAGCCGGAGAAATCTTTGGAAGGATACATGCATCGGTCAGCGAGATTTCAACTTACTCAAATACTGTTTCTGAAAGTGTTCAGAACATTTATAGCAATTCTCAGGATGTTGTTTTATCCATCAGCGATATCAAACAGGCTTCTGAAGAAATCTCCCAATTCTCTACGCGTGTGGCAGCTGCTTCAGAACATCAAAATGCAAGACTGGGAGATATTCATTCTATTGCTGAAAAACTTTATCATATGTCTTCACAATTAAAGGATTCTATGAACTTGTCATCTTCCAAACAACTAAATTAA
- a CDS encoding CatA-like O-acetyltransferase, family 3, producing MHYTKIDMDDYYRKDVFRHFSEDCRCSVSITNKVDVTELYNFSKKTGTKFYINFLYILAKVLNSRDDYKLAWHEGELIVYDKIHPTQYIFHDDTETFTIAYTEYNEKYDVFYNNALKDLLNAKETREYGLDLKNHPNWFDASYIPWISYESLHIELPDGHLYFNPIINWGKFKESESRLWMPVTVRLNHAAADGYLVALVYKLMEKEINLLCK from the coding sequence ATGCATTATACGAAAATTGATATGGACGACTATTACAGAAAAGATGTATTCAGGCATTTTTCTGAGGATTGCAGATGTTCTGTTTCCATCACCAATAAAGTGGATGTTACGGAGTTATATAACTTTTCTAAAAAAACGGGTACTAAATTTTATATCAACTTTTTATATATTCTGGCGAAGGTTCTTAATTCCAGAGACGATTATAAACTGGCATGGCATGAAGGGGAATTGATCGTATATGATAAAATCCATCCAACACAGTACATTTTTCATGATGACACAGAAACATTCACTATAGCTTATACCGAGTATAATGAAAAATATGATGTGTTTTATAACAATGCTTTAAAAGATCTGTTAAATGCGAAAGAAACGAGAGAATACGGACTGGATCTGAAAAATCACCCAAATTGGTTTGATGCATCATATATTCCATGGATTTCCTATGAATCATTGCATATAGAATTACCTGACGGGCATTTGTATTTTAATCCTATTATTAACTGGGGAAAATTCAAAGAATCAGAGAGCAGGCTTTGGATGCCTGTAACAGTGAGACTTAATCATGCGGCGGCAGATGGATATTTGGTGGCACTTGTTTATAAATTAATGGAAAAGGAAATTAATTTGTTATGCAAATAA
- a CDS encoding RNA polymerase sigma factor yields MTIQELEMFINEYGKGIYSFCKKLCKNSDLTEELYQDLWLKACRNIDELETNQNVKSYLLSLAIGIWRNKKRKFAWRNRIAPQKELIHETDIDQENAVGEGDILSDIIEDERKAAVLEAVNSLKDHYRLPVLLYYMEEQSIKDIAKLLNVPEGTIKRRLWTAREKLKKKLEAYIDE; encoded by the coding sequence ATGACGATTCAGGAATTGGAAATGTTTATTAATGAATATGGCAAAGGGATCTATTCGTTTTGTAAAAAACTTTGCAAAAACAGTGATTTAACAGAGGAGCTCTATCAAGATCTTTGGCTTAAAGCTTGCAGAAACATCGATGAACTTGAAACGAATCAAAATGTGAAAAGCTATCTTTTATCACTTGCAATTGGCATCTGGAGAAATAAAAAAAGAAAATTTGCCTGGAGAAACAGAATCGCGCCACAAAAAGAACTGATTCATGAAACGGATATAGACCAGGAGAATGCAGTAGGAGAAGGAGACATTCTATCAGACATAATAGAGGACGAGCGAAAAGCTGCTGTTCTTGAAGCTGTCAACAGCCTGAAAGATCATTACCGTCTTCCTGTTCTTCTGTATTATATGGAGGAACAGTCTATAAAAGACATTGCCAAGCTTCTTAATGTTCCGGAGGGAACAATCAAACGAAGATTATGGACTGCCAGAGAAAAGTTAAAGAAAAAATTGGAGGCTTACATCGATGAGTAA
- a CDS encoding DUF3784 domain-containing protein, whose product MLAVLFGIISIVFALLKEKGAILISGFNTMPKEEREKYDKKKMSIDMRNSLFLWSVILFSGAISGKFISKYCAMIAIVIWAIIFFKDVHIDPEKAFEKYRKQQ is encoded by the coding sequence ATGCTTGCAGTGCTCTTTGGAATAATCTCAATTGTTTTTGCTCTGCTAAAGGAAAAAGGTGCAATATTAATTAGTGGATTTAATACGATGCCCAAAGAGGAACGAGAAAAATATGATAAAAAGAAAATGAGCATAGATATGAGGAATTCTCTTTTTCTTTGGTCTGTCATTTTATTTTCAGGAGCAATTTCAGGAAAATTTATCAGTAAGTATTGTGCAATGATAGCAATTGTTATTTGGGCAATTATTTTTTTCAAAGATGTTCATATAGATCCGGAAAAAGCATTTGAAAAATATAGAAAACAACAATAG
- a CDS encoding RNA polymerase sigma factor: MSISIEDQYDQIYRYCYFKVKNKEIAEDLTQETFLKYFKQSSYINRGKPLAYLYTIAKNLCIDFYRKSSREEGLREEMGESDHISQFETNFAIKQAVSKLPIDLQELLLLRFANELGINEIASIMKISRFSVYRKLNKALGLLKASLGEEDLL; the protein is encoded by the coding sequence ATGTCTATAAGCATAGAAGATCAGTATGATCAAATATACAGATACTGTTATTTTAAAGTAAAAAACAAAGAAATAGCAGAAGACTTGACACAAGAAACCTTTCTTAAATATTTCAAGCAATCATCTTACATTAATAGAGGAAAACCCCTGGCTTATCTTTATACTATAGCCAAAAATCTTTGTATTGATTTTTATAGAAAAAGCAGTAGAGAGGAAGGACTTAGGGAGGAAATGGGGGAGAGTGATCATATTTCCCAGTTTGAAACTAATTTTGCTATAAAGCAGGCAGTGTCTAAATTACCAATCGACTTGCAAGAATTACTTTTACTTCGATTTGCAAATGAGCTAGGTATTAATGAAATAGCAAGTATCATGAAAATTTCGCGTTTTTCAGTTTATCGGAAGTTAAATAAGGCACTTGGTTTACTTAAGGCCAGTCTAGGAGAGGAGGATTTATTATGA